The sequence CACGGCGATGGTATCCGAAAGCGGGACCTTGTAAAAATCGGCCATAAAACGCACCGCATCGCCCTTGTTGGACTGCATGTGCGAAAATTCGAGCATTTCGGGCTTGCTGAACACGTCAAAGAGCTTGCCCGCCGTGCTCTTGCGCATTTCGGCGCGAAAATCGAGCAGGCTATCGTGATTAAACGGCGTAATGATATTCACCTTGATGGGAGGCTTTACCACCACATTGATAAAATCACCGTAGTAGTCGCGAATATCCTTGACAACCACGTAGTCCATCTTCATCAGCCGGCAATATGTCTTGAGTTGTTCCGTCTCATATTCCGAAACTACCAGGTCGCCCGAGTACGTGTGCGCGTGCATGCCCGCCTTGTGGGCCGCATCCATAATGAATTTGACCGATTCTACCGGAATGTAACGCGTCAGAATGGACTGTTCGGTGGCGTAATCGTAAATAAGCCCGCCGTTGAAACTCACCAAGAAAAAGCCCGGCTTGTCGAAGCCGTACTTTTGCGCCAGCTGCTTTGCGCTGGTCAGCGGACGCCCGGTGCAGAGCACCAACTTGTGCCCGCGGGCAAGCATTCCCTCGATAGCCTTCATGTCTACATCGAGAATGGTCTTGTCGTCGGTCAGGAGCGTACCGTCAAGGTCGGTGAAAAGGAGCTTCATAGTTCGAAATATAGAAATGTTTGCTATATTCCCAACTATGAGAATTGATGAATTTTTAAGTGAAGCGAAGACGGTGGCCATTTTCGGGCACGTGCGCCCGGACGGCGATTGCGTGGGTTCTACCACAGGCATTTACAACTACATCAAGGACAACTACCCCACCATTCAGGCAGACTTGTTTCTTGAAAACTTTCCCGACAGCTACAAGATTCTGCGTGGGGCAAACGACGCCCGCTCTGCCTGGACTGCCGAATGCAACGGCGGCAAGCCCTACGACCTTGCCTTCTTGATGGATACGCCGAGTTTTGAACGCGTGGGCGCGAACGGCGCCGAATGCATCAAGTCAGCCAAGAAAACCATCAACATCGACCACCATATTAGCAACCCGCTGAACCTTTGCACCCTGAACCTGGTAGAGCCCGAAGCAAGCTCCGCCAGCGAGGTTCTATACGTAAACCTCGACAAGGCTAAAATCAGCCGCGACACAGCCAGTTCCCTGTACCTGGGAATCGTGCACGACACCGGTGCCTTCAAGTACAGTTGCACCGGCAAGCGCACCATGCAGGTGGTGGGTGACTTGATTGAAGCTGGCGTCGACTTCGCAAAAATCGTGAACGAGACTTACTACACCCGCACCTACAAGCAGACGCACATTACGGGCTATGCCATGCAGCAGTGCAAGCTTGGTTTAGGCGGCAAGGTCGTCTACAGCTACATTACGCCCGAAGACATGGAACGTTTCGGTGTCACGCCCGTGGAACTTTCCACCGTCATTGACACCATCCGCGAAGTCGGCGGCACCGAAGTGGCCTTGCTTTTGTACCCCGTAAACGGGAAGTACAAAATCAGCCTCCGCAGCAACTACTTTGTAGACGTAAACGCTATCGCAAAAGAATTCGGCGGAGGCGGCCACACCCGAGCCGCCGGCGGCGACACAAGCGATGCGCCTGAAGTCGCGATTGAAAAAATCCTGAAGCTGATTGAAAAACAGCTTTAAACCAAGAACAGCGCCACAGCCAAGAGCACGAACACACAGCCGCTGAACCAGTTGAGGTTGCGGTTCGCCTTCGGGCTATTCAGCAGGAACTTCTTGACGGCGCCAGCCAACAGGGCAACCGAACCGAACACGATCATGGTCGCCACAATGAATTCTGCGCCAAAGATAGCGGTCTGCAAGCTCGGGTGAATCGGGCGGTCCAGGCGCACGGCCGGTGGTATAAACGAAAGCATGAACAGAATCACCTTCGGATTCGAAAGGTTCATGATGATGCCGCGAAGGTAAAGCTTGCGGGCAGAAGGATGGCCGACATCGCTGGGCTTATGATTTTCATCATCTATAGCCACGTTTCCGGCGCGAACTTGAAAACTCCGGTACGCCAAATACAGCAGGTACGCCGCGCCGAGACATTGCATCACAAAGAACGCCTTCGGACTTGCGGCAACAAGCGCCGAAACCCCCGCGACCAGCAGCCCCGTCTGCACCATGATTCCCGTGCAAAGCCCCAAAATCACGCAAAAACCGGCTCGGGCGCCGTGGGCAGCACTTTGGGCAAGTACGAATAAATTATCTGGCCCGGGGGCAATCCCCACGACAAGCGCTGCGATGAAAAATTCAAGCATAGGGAACTACAGCTTATCCAAGAAGCTGTCGACATCGAGTTCGTCGAGGTCTTTTTGCAAATCGGCAAGAACATCGTCCGAAATAACCGCCGGTTGCACCTTTTCAGCATCGTTAGACGCCATGGCGCCAGCGATTTTTTCGGCCACATTTTCAAATTCCGAAGGTGCAGACCCTTCGCGCGGGCTTGGCAAGTTTTCGCCCTTTTCAGTACGTTCTTCGGCCAAGGCTTCGGAGGCATCCACCATCTTCTTGAGGGCTTCGGCGACAGCCCCCATGGCACCGCCGTTGCTGACAACGGCGTCGATTGCGCGGCTGAGTTTCTTGCGGAGTCCGGCAAATTCGTCGCGATCCAATTCTGCGACCTCGCCATGATAATACATCAAGGGAGTCTTGCAGCGGGCGCAGCAAAACACCATCATGTTGGCGCCATCACCTTGAATCTGGGCGTCGAAAGATGTACCGCAATGGGGGCAGTCGATATGGAATTCGCTCATGTTCCCTAATTTAGAAAATGCGGGCGCATTCGTGTACCTGGCTAAAGCCAAAAAACAAACAAAAAATTATTTTTTAAGAGAAAAGTTTAACAACCAACCAACAATTCCGAATTCTGAATTCCGAATTACGATTTTTATATGCTTTGTCAGTGGCTTTATCATTTAACCAGTATTGATCTTTTCGACGGCCGTCTGTTCCGCGCAGGTACCGCCGCCATGCTCTCTATCATCTTAGTCATGTGCCTTATGCCGGTCTATATTCGCAAACTCCAGAGCCTCGATGCGACCTCGGACTTCGATAAAGACGGCAAATCCAAGTCTCCCCCTATTATGGGCGGACTTCTTCTGGTGATTGTGGTAGAAATCGTCTCGCTCCTGGTATGCAAGATGAACGGCTATACCATTTCGACCCTGATTGTGCTTGCGGCTTTTTCTGCCGTGGGTGCCATCGACGACATCGCCAAGGTCAAGGCCAAGCGTCTGATCAAGCTCGGCAAGCTTAAGGCCGCCGACTACATGGACAAGGCCGACGGTATTTCGAGCAGCCTTAGACTTTTCCTCTACTTCTTGTTTAGCCTGGTCGTTGCCATTTTCTGCTACAAGTTCATCCCCGAACTCAAGGGCGACCTCACCATCCCCTTCTGCCCCATCGACGTGTTCCAGATTCATTTGCCCAACTGGATTTTCGTAGGCTTCATGACTTTTGTGATTGCAGCCTCTGCCAACGGCACCAACTTTACCGACGGTCTCGACAGCCTTGTTTCTGTACCGATTCTTTCAAGCATGATTTTCGTTGGACTCGTGGCCTACGTGAGCGGCAACTTTATCTTTAGCCAGTACCTGAGTGTTCCGTACCTGCCCGGCTGCGACGAACTATTCCCGCTTGCGATGTCGATTGCAGGCGCACTCCTCGCCTACTTGTGGTTCAACAGCCCTCCAGCCGAAATCTACATGGGCGACGCCGGTTCCGTGGGCTTTGGAGCCGCAATTGGTATTATGTTCATTCTGGTGCAGGCGGGTCTTTTCCTCCCCATCGTTTGCATCATCATCATTGCCGAAGCATGCTCCGTGTTGCTCCAGATTAGCTGGTTCAAGTTCACCAAGAAAACCACCGGCGAAGGCAAGCGCATCTTCCTTTGCGCACCGCTCCACCACCACTACCAAAAGAAGTGGGAAGGCCGTTTCCCGAGCAAGCCGCTCATGAATTCCAAAATCGTGTGGCGCATGCACCTGATTAGCATCTTCGCGCTCATCGTGAGCATGGTGATTTTCTTCGGCATTAGGTAGAATATATGGACATCATCGAAACTTTGAATGCGGCGGGTCAGCAAGAGCTGATTGCCAAGCTTGAATCTTTGAGCGGGGATGCCCGCAAGAATCTGGAACGCGACATCGCCACCCAGGACTGGGAAGAACTCAAGGCTCTTTACACCGAAAAATCGAACGCCTCGCTCGATGACAACGTTTCGGGCGAATTGAAGCCGATGCCGTTCAAGATTGCAACGGACGACTTGCGTTACGACTTCTGGAAAGAAACCGGCGAAATCTTGTTGGGAAAGGGCCAGGTCGCCGCATTTCTGGTCGCTGGCGGTCAAGGTTCCCGCCTCGGTTTCGATGGTCCGAAGGGCATGTTCGATATCGGACTCCCGAGCCACAAGAGTTTGTTCCAGCTGCAGGCAGAACGCTTGCAGAACTTGGCCGCCCAAGTAGGCCATGCGATTCCGTGGTGCATCATGACGAGCCCGCTGAACCACGAAGCGACTGTCAACTTCTTTACCGAGCACAACTTTTTCGGTTACGCCCGAGAAAACATCCGTTTCTTTGATCAAGGTACGATTTGTGCGCTCGACCCGAACGGAAAGGCCGTCGTTGACGAAAACAACCGTCTGGCCCTTGTGCCCGATGGCAACGGCGGGTGCTTTAGGGCACTCGCCCAGAGCGGTACTCTCGCCTGGTTGATTGAAAAAGGAGTTCGCTACGTATTCCTTTACAGCGTCGACAACGCGCTTTGCCGCATTTGCGATCCGGCTTTTGTCGGAGCCCTTGCAAGCGAAGGCCGCAGCATGTCGGCATCCAAGGTGGTGCACAAGGCCGGCCCGAACGAAAAAGTGGGCATTTTCGCCTTGCAGAACAACAAGCCTGGCGTGGTCGAATACAGCGACTTGCCCGAAAACTACCGCGACATGACGAATGCCGACGGAAGCCTGACCTTTGACGGCGGAAACATCGCCATTCACTTGTTCAAAACCGAGGGACTCCGCAAGCTGCAGACGAGCAAGCTCCCGTGGCACACGGCCCGCAAGACCGTTTGCGGTATCGAAAAGTGCTGGAAGTTCGAACAGTTCCTGTTCGATGCATTCCCGCAGCTGGGCACGATGATGCCGTTTGGCGTGGTGCGCGAAGAAGAATTCAGCCCGGTGAAAAATGCCGAAGGAAACGACAGCCCGAAAACCGCCCGCGAAATGATCGGCAGACTCCACCGCGAATGGCTGCGCAAGGCTCATGTCGAAGTGAAGCCAGGCAAGCTTTACGAAGTGTCGCCCACGCTGAGCTACGCCGGCGAAGGACTTAGCCGCCGCGTGTTCGAACGTGAACTCGGAAGAAATATTCTGGAATTTGACGAAGAGTAAGACATACAAGATTCTGCTGAATGTTTTATTGCGAGTGCCGGATGTTTTCTATTCGGCACTTTTTGCAGTCGCCTTCCCCATCTACAAGGCGCTCCACACCAAGCGAGCCTACGGGCGCACGGTAAGGCACCTCGAAAATGCGAAGGCCTATTTAAAAACGACCGTAAGCGCACGCGACATGTTCAAGGGAATCTTCTGGAACGCGCTCGATTCCTACCGCGGACTTGCACG is a genomic window of Fibrobacter sp. UWB5 containing:
- a CDS encoding HAD family hydrolase produces the protein MKLLFTDLDGTLLTDDKTILDVDMKAIEGMLARGHKLVLCTGRPLTSAKQLAQKYGFDKPGFFLVSFNGGLIYDYATEQSILTRYIPVESVKFIMDAAHKAGMHAHTYSGDLVVSEYETEQLKTYCRLMKMDYVVVKDIRDYYGDFINVVVKPPIKVNIITPFNHDSLLDFRAEMRKSTAGKLFDVFSKPEMLEFSHMQSNKGDAVRFMADFYKVPLSDTIAVGDEENDCPMIEAAGVGIAMANASDVAKSVADYVTKADNNHGGIAEIIQKFVI
- a CDS encoding bifunctional oligoribonuclease/PAP phosphatase NrnA, whose amino-acid sequence is MRIDEFLSEAKTVAIFGHVRPDGDCVGSTTGIYNYIKDNYPTIQADLFLENFPDSYKILRGANDARSAWTAECNGGKPYDLAFLMDTPSFERVGANGAECIKSAKKTINIDHHISNPLNLCTLNLVEPEASSASEVLYVNLDKAKISRDTASSLYLGIVHDTGAFKYSCTGKRTMQVVGDLIEAGVDFAKIVNETYYTRTYKQTHITGYAMQQCKLGLGGKVVYSYITPEDMERFGVTPVELSTVIDTIREVGGTEVALLLYPVNGKYKISLRSNYFVDVNAIAKEFGGGGHTRAAGGDTSDAPEVAIEKILKLIEKQL
- a CDS encoding LysE family translocator, with the protein product MLEFFIAALVVGIAPGPDNLFVLAQSAAHGARAGFCVILGLCTGIMVQTGLLVAGVSALVAASPKAFFVMQCLGAAYLLYLAYRSFQVRAGNVAIDDENHKPSDVGHPSARKLYLRGIIMNLSNPKVILFMLSFIPPAVRLDRPIHPSLQTAIFGAEFIVATMIVFGSVALLAGAVKKFLLNSPKANRNLNWFSGCVFVLLAVALFLV
- the mraY gene encoding phospho-N-acetylmuramoyl-pentapeptide-transferase, coding for MLCQWLYHLTSIDLFDGRLFRAGTAAMLSIILVMCLMPVYIRKLQSLDATSDFDKDGKSKSPPIMGGLLLVIVVEIVSLLVCKMNGYTISTLIVLAAFSAVGAIDDIAKVKAKRLIKLGKLKAADYMDKADGISSSLRLFLYFLFSLVVAIFCYKFIPELKGDLTIPFCPIDVFQIHLPNWIFVGFMTFVIAASANGTNFTDGLDSLVSVPILSSMIFVGLVAYVSGNFIFSQYLSVPYLPGCDELFPLAMSIAGALLAYLWFNSPPAEIYMGDAGSVGFGAAIGIMFILVQAGLFLPIVCIIIIAEACSVLLQISWFKFTKKTTGEGKRIFLCAPLHHHYQKKWEGRFPSKPLMNSKIVWRMHLISIFALIVSMVIFFGIR
- a CDS encoding UDPGP type 1 family protein, translated to MDIIETLNAAGQQELIAKLESLSGDARKNLERDIATQDWEELKALYTEKSNASLDDNVSGELKPMPFKIATDDLRYDFWKETGEILLGKGQVAAFLVAGGQGSRLGFDGPKGMFDIGLPSHKSLFQLQAERLQNLAAQVGHAIPWCIMTSPLNHEATVNFFTEHNFFGYARENIRFFDQGTICALDPNGKAVVDENNRLALVPDGNGGCFRALAQSGTLAWLIEKGVRYVFLYSVDNALCRICDPAFVGALASEGRSMSASKVVHKAGPNEKVGIFALQNNKPGVVEYSDLPENYRDMTNADGSLTFDGGNIAIHLFKTEGLRKLQTSKLPWHTARKTVCGIEKCWKFEQFLFDAFPQLGTMMPFGVVREEEFSPVKNAEGNDSPKTAREMIGRLHREWLRKAHVEVKPGKLYEVSPTLSYAGEGLSRRVFERELGRNILEFDEE